AAATAAGTATTTTGTCCCTATATTTTTTCATAGATTTTTTCTTTATATCAGAATGGGATTTCCGACCGTGATTCCGGGGGAGCCGTAACGGCGAGCGGCCAGTAACAGGGTCGCCGCCCGGTCCGAGTCGCGCGGGTGAAGGAAGAGCAGTTCCTTGGGCTCAAGTTGAACCCTCTGCAGCTTGGTGAAAAGTTCGCTCAGTCGTTCGGCCGGAAAGATCAGAAAAAAGGTGCCTCGGTTTTTGAGGAAACGGGAAACCGCGGCCAGCAGTTCGTCGAGGTCGCCGGCGATCTCGTGACGGGCAAGGCGTTTCTGAGGGCATTGGTTCAGGCGGCCGGCGGCCGCCGGGTAGTATGGCGGATTACAGACGATGAACTCAAAACGGTTCTGGAATTCGTGTCGTTTCGCCGTTTCACGGTAGTCATCGGTAATGATGCGAATGCGGTCGGCCAAATGGTTGCGTTTGACGTTGGCGGCCGCCAGGTCGGCCAGATCGGACTGAATTTCGAGGCCGGTAAAGTTGAGCCCGGGCAGGGCCCGGGCCAGAAGCAGCGGCAGAATCCCGACGCCGGTGCCCAAGTCGAGGGCTTCCCCGGCGGGGGCGCAGATCCCTTTCTCAAGCCGACTGCGCACGAAACGAAAAAGATGAAAAGGATCCTGGTTGTAGCGGTAACCCTTTTTC
This portion of the Pseudomonadota bacterium genome encodes:
- a CDS encoding methyltransferase domain-containing protein; the protein is MPGKVRKCRKNQPFSIPSWPAAWLSTTSNKKPRTLTIKKTTLESPPGVDLLIEQPKKGYRYNQDPFHLFRFVRSRLEKGICAPAGEALDLGTGVGILPLLLARALPGLNFTGLEIQSDLADLAAANVKRNHLADRIRIITDDYRETAKRHEFQNRFEFIVCNPPYYPAAAGRLNQCPQKRLARHEIAGDLDELLAAVSRFLKNRGTFFLIFPAERLSELFTKLQRVQLEPKELLFLHPRDSDRAATLLLAARRYGSPGITVGNPILI